CGGGTTGATGTGGGTGTGCTCGGTGATTCGGGTGAGACCGCCCGGGCACTCCTCGACGAGCTGGCGGCGCGGGACAGCCGGCAGGAAGACAGTCCATATGCGGGCAAACCCGGCTGGCGGACCGAGACCGTCGCGGCCCGGATCCACCGCTACGGCCGAGCACAATCCGCGGAGTCGCAAGCGGGGCAGCCAGGCCTGATTCACCCGAGGGTGCTGTCCCTTGAGCTGGAGACGATGCTGCCCGCGGCGCGGACCGTCGTCGTCGACGGCGGGCATTTCCTCGGCTGGCCGGTGACCTGCTGGACAGTGCCGGATCCGGAGGGGTTCGTGTTCACCAGTTCCGGGTTCCAGTCGATCGGGCTCGGCCTCGCGGCAGCGGTCGGCGCGCAGACCGCCCGGCCGGACCGGCTGACCGTCCTAGCAGCAGGCGACGGCGGATTCCTGATGAGCGTCTCCGAGCTGGAGACGCTGGTGCGGCTCCGGCTACCGGTGCTGGTCGTCGTGTACAACGACGCCGCGTACGGTGCGGAGGTGCACCATTTCAGCGGTGGCCGCACCAGGCTGGAACTGGTGCGATTCCCCCCGACGGACATCGCGGCGCTTGCCCGCGGGGCGGGGGCAGCAGGTGTCACGGTGCGCGGCGTCTCGGATCTTACGCCGGTGGCCGAGTGGCTGGAGAACCCCGAGGGGCCCATGATCGTCGATGCGAAAATCGACCCTGACGTGGTCGGATACTGGGCCGAGCAAGACTTCCAAGGCCACTGATCCCTGCGGCTCGCGCGGGCTCGCCGGTGCGCCTGGGAGTCACCCGGCGGCGCTGCCTGCCTGGCCGGTGCCGCGGCTGCCGGAGGACCAGATGAGCTGGATCAACTCGGCCCGGTTGCGGACGTCGGTCTTGGCGAAGACCCGCTTGAGGTGCTGTTTGACGGTGTTCTCCGTGACGTACGCCCGCTCCGCGATCTGCTTGGTGGTCAGCCCTTGGCTCACCAGCTCGGCGATCTCTTGTTCCCGCCTGGACAACACGTCCCACAGGGGCAGCCGCTCCACGGTCTCCTGTCCGCAGTTGAAGATCAGCGTGACCGCAGCGTCGTCGTTGTCGGCCAGCCGGTAGGACTTGACGATCACCTGGCGGCCGGAGCGCTGGTCCCGCAGGCTGCGCGTGTGTACGCGTTTGCCATCGCGGCGGAACTCCTCCATCGCCTCGGCGATGCTCTCGTCCACCGGGCCGAGCCGCCCGGACACGTCCGGCGACACTGTCAGCCAGGGTTCGTCGCGGGCGGTGCGGTTGCGGTACAGCACCTGGGCGTCGAGATCGGTGACGACGACGGCCTGCGGCACCCGGTCCAGCACGTGCTCGAGCATGCTGGCGCGATGACCGGTGCTCTCAAAGCGCAACGCGCGCTCGGTAGCGAGGCTGAGCTGTTCGCTGGCGAAGCGGGCGGCGATCAGATCGTCGTCGTCGAAGCCCGGTTGTGCCTCGGTGCGGGCGAAGTTGATTGTCCCGAAGAACGTGCCGGACACCACTACCGGCGCCTCGAGTGAGTGCGCGTAGCCGCCGACGCCAAGCGCGGAGCGGGCGCCGCACGCCGTCCACCGCTCGACCGGCGCCACGCGGGACGAGTCGATCGGACGGCGCTGCTCCAGCACGAAGTCCAGCACAGGGTCGTCGTCGCGGCCGTACTCCTCGTAGTCGTCGAGGAAGTCCGAGCCCACCTCGGCGCGGACACTGACCACGCCGCCCGAATCGGTATCCAGACGATACAGGCCGAATCCGCCGGCCGGGATCACTTCTTGAACGACGTCGAAGAACGCGTTCTCGACCTCGCCCAGGGTCAAAGCCGACTGGAGTGCGCCGGCGAACCGGCTCCGTGCGTCTTGCTCGTGTATTGCCCGAGGTTTCATCCACGACCACCTAGTGCCGTTGGTTGGATCAGTGGTGCTGTGCGGACGGACGACCTGCGCGAGGCTCCCCACGCACGGGAGTCCGTCCCGTCGGCCGACCCCTCGTTCGGGTGCAGAGGTTCCAGGCAGCATGCATGGCCGGGATATGGCTGGTCAATGCTCTTGTGCCGGTCCCGTGCCGAACGTCAGCGAAACGTCAGCGCGCCCTGGCCGCCCCGCGCGGCACCGGTACGCGGTGAGGTTCGTGGATGTACCCGATTGGGTGAAACCCCCGCACCGATGCAGCCGGTAGCGTCTCTCGAATCTGGCAGCGGTTTGCACGACGAGCTCCCCGGACAACGTGAGCCCACCCAGGAGGCGGCCACGCCTCCTGTATCAGCTGAACCGAAGAGCCACGGAGGTTAAGAGCTATGAAACGTTCGACGCTTGTCCGAGGCCGGCTGGTTGCCGGCCTGGCCGCAGTTGCCATGCTCGCGGCATGCGGGGACGGAGCCATCGCCAGCGGCGGCGACGGCGACGGCGAGAGTGAATCGGTCGGGGATGAGGACACCGCCGAGATCTCCCTGCGGTACGCGTTCTTCGCTCCTGCCGCGTCGTTCCCGGCCGTTCAGATGGAGGAGTGGGCCGAGCGCCTCAATGAGCGCACCGACGGCCAGATATCCGTCGAGCTGTTCCCCGGCGGCACGCTCCTGGGTGCCGGCGACATCTACGACGGCGTCAGCGGCGGTATCGCCGATGTCGGGCTTGATTCACCCGCGTACGACGTCGGCCGCTTCCCGCTGAGCTCGGTTGTGTCGCTGCCGGTCGGCTTCGCCAATGCCAAGGTGGCCAGCCGGACTCTACTGGACCTGCTCGACGAGTTCGAACCGCAGGAGTTCGCCGGATACGAGATCATCACAGCCTTCACGACGGAGCCGGCCCGGCTGCAGTCGGACCGGCCGGTGTCGAGCCGGGACGACCTCGCGGGGCTGGAAGTGCGCGGATCCGGCGCCGGTGTGCCGGCTTTGCAGGCGCTGGGCGCCTCACCGGTGGGTATGCCGATGCCCGAGGTCGCCGAAGGGCTGCAGACCGGCGTCATCAACGGCTACGTGTCCTCGCGCGAGGTGCTGCAGGACTTCGGCCTGGCCGAGCAGGTCGGCTACGTGAGCGACTACGCCTTCGGCGTGTCCAACACCTTCGTCGCGGTGATGGACGAAGACAAATTCGCCGCCCTGCCCGACGACGTGAAAGCCGAGATCCAGGGCTTACGTCAGGAGATGATGGAGTTCGCCTCCGGCTATCACGACGACGAGAACGTCGGCGGGGCGCTGGAATGGGCCGAAGCCGAGCACGATCTGGAGGTCGTCCAGCTCGATGAAGGTGAGGAAGAGGCCTGGGACGAGATCCTCAGCGAACTCATCACCGCCTGGGCCGACGATGTCGAAGGTAACGGCTTCGACCCGCAAGAGGTCTTCAACCGGATGACCGAGCTGCAGGAGCAGTACACGGCCGAGTTCGGCGACTGAGGCTGCCGCTCGTGACCGGCAACGGGCTCGAAGGAGGGACCATGTCCGGCGGTGTTGACCTGGTGACGAAGTCTCTGGCCAGCGTCGCCGGCGTGGTTCTGCTCGTGATGCTGTCCATCACGGTGGGCAACATCGGGTTGCGCTTGTTCGCCACGCCCTACCACGGCACCTTCGAAGTAGTGGGGCTGCTCGCGGTGCTGGTGAACGGGCTGGCGCTGGCGGAGGCGCAGCGCAGCAGGTCGCATATCGCGATCGACCTGGTGATGCGCCGGACCTCCGTACGCACCCAACTCTACGTCGGCGCGATGGTGACGGTGATCTCGGTTGTCCTGTTCAGCCTGCTGGCCCAGCAGCTCACGGCCTACGGGCTGAACCTGCGTGATCAAGGGGCGGTGACCGATTCGCTGCGGTTGCCGTTCTGGCCAGTCTCGCTGGTGCTGGCCGTGGGGGTGGCCGGACTGGTGCTCGCGTTGTTGGCCGACCTGGCTGCCGTCCGCCGCAATCTGCGCTCGGCCAACCCGGAGACGATCTGGTGAGCCGCTCGGACGTTCCTGGGAGTGCATCGTGAGCTTCACCGTCGTAGCGGTCATCGGGATCGCCATCATGCTCATGATCATGATGTTGCGGATGCCGGTGGCGTTCGCGCTCATGCTGGCCGGCGTCGTCGGCTCCGCCTACATGATCGGCACACCGGCCGCGATCCAGCTGCTGGCGGCGGACACATACCGGCAGTTCACGTCGTATGGGTTGTCGGTTATTCCGCTGTTCGTCTTGATGGGGCAGATCGCGTTCCGGGCCGGGATCAGCGAACGCCTCTACGCGACCGCGTACAAATGGATCGGCTCGCTGCCGGGTGGTGTGGCGGCGACGACGATTCTGGCCAGCATCGGGTTCTCGACGTTCTCCGGGTCCAACTCGGCGACGACGGCCACCATGGGCGCGGTCTCCTTGCCCGAGATGAAGAAGTACCGGTATCAGCCCGCCCTCAGCGGTGGAAGCGTCGCCATCGGTGGCACGCTGGGTGTCTTGATCCCGCCGTCGACGGCTTTGATCATCATCGCGATCCAGTCCGAGCAGTCCATCGCGCGGCTGTTCGTGGCGGCCTTGGTGCCAGGGCTGGTCGTGGGCGCCTTGCTGGTCGCGACGGTGCTGGTGCTGTGCTGGCGCCGTCCCGAGCTTGGGCCGCCTGGTCCCAAGGTGAGCTGGCCGGAGCGGTTCAAGTCGCTCACCGGGGTGCTGGAGGCACTGGCGCTGTTCGCGCTTGTCATCGGCGGGCTGTACCTAGGGTGGTTTACCCCGACCGAGGCCGGTGCCGTAGGGGCGTTCGGGGCGATCGTCATCGCGTTGCTCCGCCGCAGCCTCACCCCCAAGGCGTTGTGGGCCGCGGTGATGGACAGCCTGCGGATCTCGGCCATGGTGGTGCTGCTGGTGACCGGCGCGGTGGTCTTCGGGCGTTTCCTGAGCCTGACGCGGCTCCCGTTCGAGCTGGCGGCATGGGTCGGATCACTGGCTGTGCCCTCGATGGTGGTCCTGCTCATCCTGGTGCTGATCTACCTGGTGGGCGGTGCGTTCATGGACGCGCTGGGCTTTCTGGTCATCAGCATTCCGATCTTCTTCCCGCTGGCGGTGTCGCTCGGGTTCGACCCGGTCTGGTTCACCATCATCGTCACGCTGGTGACCACCATCGGCGCGGTGACGCCGCCCGTGGGTGTGAACCTCTACATCGTGAGTGCGCTGGACAAGGACCTCGACGTGGTGTCGGTGTCCAAAGGGACCGTCGTCTTCTTCATCCCGTACGCCTTGGCCATCGCCTTGTTCATCGCCGTCCCCGGATTGATCATCACCTGATGTGGCCATCACCAAGAAGGACGACGAGTAAGGGAGGACCAGCGGGATGGTTGACGACGATGCCAGGCACGACGACGGGGATCGGGACGAGCAGCAGCGGTATGTGGACGAGATGGTCCGCCGCCGCGGTTACGTCCTCGACTACCACCGGGTGATGGCGGCGCACGACCTACCGGTGCTCAAAGCAGCCAATGAGCTGGTGTCCGCCGCGTACCTGGAGGAACGTTCGCTCGACCGGCGGACCAAGGAGCTGCTGTTCGTCCTCAGTCTGACGGTGGTGCGGGCGGAACGGCACCACATCGCCAGCCACATCAGGGTCGCGCTGCAGCACGGCGCCACTCCGCAGGAGATCTTGGAGGCGATCGAGATCGCACTCCCGCAGGCCGGTGTCGTGGCATTCCAGCACGGCTTCGACGTATGGCGGGAGGTGGTCGGCGCCGAGGGGATCGAGCCCAGTCCGGACGTCCTGCCGCACCCGGAGACCCGGAATTGACCCGTCGGGGGGACGTGGCTGACCTGCCGCGTTCCGTAGCGTGACGAACCACTGGACAGGAACTCTCCGCACCAAGACGCACCACCGGACAACACGAGCATCGGAGCCGCGATGGATCCCGCCGCGAGGAGCACGGACGTTGTTGTTGACCTCGAGGTCAACGGGCGACGCGAGGTGCATACCGTGCCGGCGCGTACCCTGCTGGTCCATTTCCTGCGGGAGAACCTCGGCCTCACCGGCACCCATGTCGGCTGCGACACCACGCAGTGCGGGGCGTGCACCGTGGAGCTGGACGGGGTGGCGGTGAAGTCGTGCACGGTGCTGGCGGCGCAGG
This sequence is a window from Phytoactinopolyspora mesophila. Protein-coding genes within it:
- a CDS encoding LuxR C-terminal-related transcriptional regulator, with the protein product MKPRAIHEQDARSRFAGALQSALTLGEVENAFFDVVQEVIPAGGFGLYRLDTDSGGVVSVRAEVGSDFLDDYEEYGRDDDPVLDFVLEQRRPIDSSRVAPVERWTACGARSALGVGGYAHSLEAPVVVSGTFFGTINFARTEAQPGFDDDDLIAARFASEQLSLATERALRFESTGHRASMLEHVLDRVPQAVVVTDLDAQVLYRNRTARDEPWLTVSPDVSGRLGPVDESIAEAMEEFRRDGKRVHTRSLRDQRSGRQVIVKSYRLADNDDAAVTLIFNCGQETVERLPLWDVLSRREQEIAELVSQGLTTKQIAERAYVTENTVKQHLKRVFAKTDVRNRAELIQLIWSSGSRGTGQAGSAAG
- a CDS encoding TRAP transporter substrate-binding protein; amino-acid sequence: MKRSTLVRGRLVAGLAAVAMLAACGDGAIASGGDGDGESESVGDEDTAEISLRYAFFAPAASFPAVQMEEWAERLNERTDGQISVELFPGGTLLGAGDIYDGVSGGIADVGLDSPAYDVGRFPLSSVVSLPVGFANAKVASRTLLDLLDEFEPQEFAGYEIITAFTTEPARLQSDRPVSSRDDLAGLEVRGSGAGVPALQALGASPVGMPMPEVAEGLQTGVINGYVSSREVLQDFGLAEQVGYVSDYAFGVSNTFVAVMDEDKFAALPDDVKAEIQGLRQEMMEFASGYHDDENVGGALEWAEAEHDLEVVQLDEGEEEAWDEILSELITAWADDVEGNGFDPQEVFNRMTELQEQYTAEFGD
- a CDS encoding TRAP transporter small permease, with amino-acid sequence MSGGVDLVTKSLASVAGVVLLVMLSITVGNIGLRLFATPYHGTFEVVGLLAVLVNGLALAEAQRSRSHIAIDLVMRRTSVRTQLYVGAMVTVISVVLFSLLAQQLTAYGLNLRDQGAVTDSLRLPFWPVSLVLAVGVAGLVLALLADLAAVRRNLRSANPETIW
- a CDS encoding TRAP transporter large permease subunit, giving the protein MSFTVVAVIGIAIMLMIMMLRMPVAFALMLAGVVGSAYMIGTPAAIQLLAADTYRQFTSYGLSVIPLFVLMGQIAFRAGISERLYATAYKWIGSLPGGVAATTILASIGFSTFSGSNSATTATMGAVSLPEMKKYRYQPALSGGSVAIGGTLGVLIPPSTALIIIAIQSEQSIARLFVAALVPGLVVGALLVATVLVLCWRRPELGPPGPKVSWPERFKSLTGVLEALALFALVIGGLYLGWFTPTEAGAVGAFGAIVIALLRRSLTPKALWAAVMDSLRISAMVVLLVTGAVVFGRFLSLTRLPFELAAWVGSLAVPSMVVLLILVLIYLVGGAFMDALGFLVISIPIFFPLAVSLGFDPVWFTIIVTLVTTIGAVTPPVGVNLYIVSALDKDLDVVSVSKGTVVFFIPYALAIALFIAVPGLIIT
- a CDS encoding carboxymuconolactone decarboxylase family protein translates to MVDDDARHDDGDRDEQQRYVDEMVRRRGYVLDYHRVMAAHDLPVLKAANELVSAAYLEERSLDRRTKELLFVLSLTVVRAERHHIASHIRVALQHGATPQEILEAIEIALPQAGVVAFQHGFDVWREVVGAEGIEPSPDVLPHPETRN